A part of Entelurus aequoreus isolate RoL-2023_Sb linkage group LG03, RoL_Eaeq_v1.1, whole genome shotgun sequence genomic DNA contains:
- the LOC133645704 gene encoding synapsin-1-like: MCICMYNIFDSQCVWEPEYGSSHPESQTHKQQVWCLGNLGPPAPRSQASQRQEPQSQAHRAARKSQQQTADRHTRQRTRHERSRGQPDLKPARDHTPHGQKGRMPCTGSPETPHNRTGRPPPPHQQPGPHEPTPHPRRARPAPGHPTQANRRSTAQHGATGTTHPTRRDPTMEMEQPATTLSSSAPE; this comes from the coding sequence atgtgtatttgtatgtacaatatatttgactcccagtgtgtgtgggagccagagtacggctccagccacccagagagccaaacccacaaacagcaggtgtggtgccTAGGGAACctgggaccaccggccccacgcagccaggccagccagcgacaggaaccccagagccaggcccaccgtgccgcccgtaagagccagcagcagACCGCAGACAGACACACCCGGCAGAGAACAAGGCacgagagaagcaggggacagccagacctcaaACCAGCAAGAGatcacaccccacacgggcagaaaggcaggATGCCCTGCACGGGGAGCCCAGAGACTCCccacaaccggacgggaagaccgcccccgccccaccagcaaccgggcccccacgagcccaccccccacccccggagagcgcggcccgcccccggccaccccacccaagccaacCGCCGCAGCaccgcccagcacggggccacgggaaccacccaccccacccgcagggatccaacgatggagatggaacaaccagcaaccaccCTGTCGAGTTCTGCCCCTGAgtga